One part of the Vicia villosa cultivar HV-30 ecotype Madison, WI linkage group LG6, Vvil1.0, whole genome shotgun sequence genome encodes these proteins:
- the LOC131613562 gene encoding uncharacterized protein LOC131613562, with protein MANNVTATKEATKRTFTCSFFREDMTHLIQLSTLVTGHNLDEFRKTYGHILHMLTSRVDGWALYTLLQFYDPELRCFTFLDYQLAPTLEEYADILKIKPNGGTHGFHVKFLIKKADTLAVEKKWKEFNALLAVMIYGLVLFPNIPNFVDLTAVCLFMDQNPVPTLLADTYYTIHSRYGKKGSVGGCLPLLYEWFTSHLPKSGPFVTTKDSQKWPQRIMGLTGNDIVWCPTGMDVEEVITSCGAFDNVPLIGTKGTDPQGLEKVRSAWNSIHTDDRTSLGEENAVAKQAYTDWVEDRVKDRLLPFPKVNPLYKQPPKVPIAIMPAENCIPVNMENTQLHEKKSDARPKHHLVDQIGVELTHEARVLKEGSLRVQKRARTEKGERDTTVVVEDHQEIIKRAVKEAEERLKREYREDLKAYKLKIEREARAEVRSLKKKLEEETTQRIAVETQLKGSHLRTARLTEENAKLRDRMMDLAYSDYWFLPMRVPLYAFWLLEVGFDPYELIVVETF; from the exons atggctaacaacgtgaccgctacAAAAGAGGCTACCAAGCGTACATTCACCTGCAGTTTCTTTCGTGAGGATATGACACACCTGATTCAGTTGAGCACTTTAGTTACTGGGCATAACTTGGATGAGTTCAGGAAGACATATGGCCATATCTTACACATGTTAACTTCTCGGGTTGATGGATGGGCTCTATACACACTTCTTCAGTTCTACGATCCTGAGttacgatgtttcacctttcttGATTACCAACTGGCACCAACTCTTGAAGAATATGCTGACATCCTCAAGATTAAG cctaatggtggaaccCACGGATTCCATGTGAAATTTCTGATAAAGAAGGCCGACACCCTTGCTgttgagaagaaatggaaagaattcaaCGCTCTCCTAGCCGttatgatctatggtttggtgttgttcccgaATATTCCAAATTTCGTCGATCTAACTGCTGTTTGTCTCTTCATGGATCAAAATCCTGTGCCCACTCTTTTAGCAGATACTTATTATACCATCCACTCCAGGTATGGGAAGAAAGGATCAGTTGGGGGTTGTTTACCGTTGCTATATGAGTGGTTCACTTCACACTTGCCTAAAAGCGGGCCGTTTGTTACAACAAAAGACTCACaaaaatggcctcaaaggatcatggggcttactggAAACGACATTGTCTGGTGTCCTACCGGAATGGACGTTGAGGAAGTTATAACTAGTTGTGGTGCTTTTGACAATgttcccctcataggaacgaaag GAACCGATCCACAGGGTCTAGAAAAGGTGAGGAGTGCCTGGAATAGCATCCATACAGATGATCGGACTTCTCTAGGTGAAGAGAATGCCGTTGCCAAACAAGCCTACACAGATTGGGTTGAGGATAGAGTTAAAGATCgtctgttgcctttcccgaaggttaatcCATTGTACAAGCAACCACCTAAGGTTCCAATTGCCATTATGCCTGCTGAGAATTGCATCCCAGTAAATATGGAAAATACCCAATTGCACGAAAAGAAGTCAGATGCGCGACCAAAACATCATCTTGTGGACCAAATAGGGGTTGAGTTGACACATGAAGCCAGGGTGCTGAAAGAAGGATCTTTgagagttcaaaagagggctagaacGGAAAAAGGGGAAAGGGATACTACTGTTGTTGTTGAAGATCACCAGGAGATCATAAAAAGGGCCgtaaaagaggcagaagagagACTCAAACGAGAGTACAGAGAAGACTTGAAGGCTTACAAACTCAAGATAGAAAGGGAGGCCAGAGCTGAAGTGAGGAgtctgaaaaagaaactggaagaagagaccaccCAAAGGATAGCGGTTGAGACTcagctgaaaggaagtcacctccgcacCGCCCGACTAACAGAAGAAAACGCCAAGCTCAGAGATCGAATGATGG